The following are from one region of the Nicotiana tabacum cultivar K326 chromosome 3, ASM71507v2, whole genome shotgun sequence genome:
- the LOC107816933 gene encoding factor of DNA methylation 4-like — MRPELQPVHQGNDVDEKYVFPWMGIVANVPTEWDGKRYVGKSGSGLRDDLTNKGFNPVRVHPLWNHRGHSGYAVVEFSNNWDGFAYAIKFEKSFESQHRGKLDYLGSANRGNKLYGWVAKADDFKSSGVIGDYLRKNGDLKSISEIQAEDKRKNDALVSNLAETIEAKSRRLKEIESKCNETSMCLSKVMMQRDEMIQEYNEEIQGMAKNARDQLAKIIKEREKSKLYLEAQRKELELRKKELVEREALNDNQRQELHSLKQMNERAEMEQKRMDESVLKLAEEQKKEKETLREKILGLQTKLDSKQALELEIERLKGATQVMRHMGDGQDVKKKLDEIQESLKEKEEELEDLEALNQALVVKERRANVELQDARKELIDGMKQHSSRALIGVKRMGELDIKRFQEITKKMFVEDADFKAAELCSIWEAHLRDPNWHPFKVVTTENGPKEEIDDKDERLNRLKHEYGEAAYELVTTALLEMNESSSSRGITTELWNYKLERKATVKEGISYIVQKLKVSKAKKR, encoded by the exons ATGCGTCCTGAATTGCAGCCTGTACATCAAGGGAATGATGTTGATGAGAAATATGTATTTCCCTGGATGGGAATTGTAGCAAATGTTCCCACTGAGTGGGATGGTAAGCGTTACGTTGGAAAAAGTGGCTCGGGGCTCAGGGATGATTTGACGAACAAAGGGTTTAATCCGGTGAGGGTACATCCATTATGGAACCATAGGGGTCATTCAGGGTATGCTGTGGTTGAATTTAGTAATAATTGGGATGGTTTTGCTTATGCAATTAAGTTTGAGAAGAGTTTTGAATCACAACATAGAGGGAAGTTGGACTATTTAGGTTCAGCAAATAGGGGAAATAAGTTATATGGTTGGGTTGCAAAGGCTGATGATTTCAAGTCATCAGGTGTAATTGGTGACTATTTGCGAAAAAATGGAGACCTGAAATCTATCTCCGAGATTCAGGCAGAAGACAAGCGCAAAAATGATGCGCTTGTCTCTAATCTGGCTGAAACAATCGAGGCCAAAAGTAGGCGACTCAAGGAGATAGAGAGCAAATGCAATGAAACTTCAATGTGCCTCAGCAAAGTGATGATGCAAAGAGATGAAATGATCCAAGAATATAATGAAG AGATACAAGGGATGGCGAAGAACGCTCGTGATCAACTAGCAAAGATAATCAAGGAGAGAGAGAAGAGTAAATTGTATTTGGAAGCACAACGCAAAGAACTTGAGTTGCGCAAAAAAGAATTGGTGGAAAGGGAAGCCCTCAATGATAATCAAAGACAAGAGCTTCATTCTTTGAAGCAAATG AATGAGAGAGCAGAAATGGAGCAAAAGAGGATGGATGAAAGTGTCTTAAAGTTGGCAGAAGAACAGAAG aaagagaaagaaactcTCCGTGAGAAGATCCTGGGGTTGCAAACAAAACTCGACTCAAAGCAGGCACTAGAGTTGGAGATAGAACGTCTCAAAGGGGCTACGCAAGTAATGAGACACATGGGAGATGGCCAAGATGTGAAGAAAAAATTAGACGAGATCCAAGAGAGcctaaaagagaaagaagaagaactgGAAGATCTTGAAGCTTTGAATCAAGCTTTAGTTGTCAAAGAACGCCGAGCCAATGTTGAGTTACAAGATGCCAGAAAGGAGTTGATTGAT GGAATGAAGCAGCATTCTTCTCGGGCTTTAATCGGTGTCAAGAGAATGGGAGAACTTGATATTAAAAGATTTCAGGAGATAACCAAGAAAATGTTTGTTGAAGATGCAGATTTCAAAGCTGCCGAGTTGTGTTCAATCTGGGAGGCTCATCTTAGGGACCCCAATTGGCATCCCTTTAAAGTTGTAACAACTGAAAATGGTCCCAAG GAGGAAATAGACGATAAAGATGAAAGGTTGAATAGGTTGAAGCATGAGTATGGAGAAGCAGCTTATGAATTGGTTACTACTGCTTTGTTGGAGATGAATGAAAGCTCAAGTAGTAGAGGCATAACAACAGAGTTGTGGAATTACAAACTAGAAAGGAAAGCTACCGTCAAAGAAGGAATATCATATATTGTCCAGAAGTTGAAGGTCAGTAAAGCAAAGAAGCGTTAA